Proteins from a genomic interval of Capsicum annuum cultivar UCD-10X-F1 chromosome 4, UCD10Xv1.1, whole genome shotgun sequence:
- the LOC124898051 gene encoding uncharacterized protein LOC124898051 produces the protein MTHAQQIESDKIKERDRVKRNKRARSEQPTYGKKRSQGGNHPEFQSRSSMPTPLSAIAPALRGRQEQGNRQGNRDVRLQAQTASAPAPVARPAPTHGASSITVDGQRQNRFYALPSRQEQKDSLDVVTELQ, from the exons ATGACCCATGCCCAACAGATCGAATcagataagataaaagagaggGATAGAGTAAAAAGAAATAAGAGAGCCAGATCTGAGCAACCTACTTATGGTAAGAAAAGATCTCAAGGAGGGAATCACCCTGAGTTTCAGAGTCGCTCATCTATGCCAACACCATTGTCAGCTATTGCTCCAGCACTTAGAGGTAGGCAAGAACAGGGAAACAG ACAGGGGAATCGTGATGTTCGCCTCCAGgctcagactgctagtgctccagctcctgtAGCTCGTCCAGCTCCTACTCATGGTGCTTCTTCCATCACTGTTGACGGTcagcgccaaaatagattctatgctttgccTTCCCGTCAGGAGCAGAAGGACTccctcgatgttgttactg AATTGCAGTAG